The following proteins are encoded in a genomic region of Actinomadura sp. NAK00032:
- a CDS encoding ROK family transcriptional regulator gives MSQHPLHGGDPSVLRRLNSAATLRALRDGGEATLSELAARVGLSRPTTEGVLGELIRRGLAAEDAPRPGTGIGRPARRYRFRAEAGHALGIDIRAHRVRLLVADLTGEVVGGRSTALDPRAPAGERIAAVRAAVTAFLGAVRVGRRSLWAVAAGTPGVVAPDGTVTSCTVPPGWAGVRLARELGRSFPCPVLVENDANLAALAERWRGAARAADDVVCVYAALDAGAGALIGGRLHRGRRGAAGEIGMLPELGLRDTAAALAGEPSLDRAVRVLDAAAAGDEAAQALVNALAARMARGVAAMALALDPEMIVVAGPLAGACGPLVAELRRQVRPLCLAPVRVEGSRLGDEAVGLGAVRLALDRIDEDLFRLDRRAAT, from the coding sequence GTGTCGCAACATCCGCTGCACGGGGGAGACCCCTCGGTGCTCCGCCGCCTCAACTCGGCCGCGACCCTGCGGGCGCTGCGCGACGGCGGCGAGGCGACGCTGTCGGAGCTGGCGGCACGGGTCGGGCTGTCGCGGCCGACGACCGAGGGCGTGCTGGGCGAGCTGATCCGCCGCGGCCTGGCCGCCGAGGACGCGCCGCGCCCCGGCACCGGGATCGGCCGTCCCGCGCGCCGGTACCGGTTCCGCGCCGAGGCGGGGCACGCGCTCGGCATCGACATCCGCGCGCACCGGGTGCGGCTGCTCGTCGCCGACCTCACCGGCGAGGTCGTCGGCGGCCGCAGCACCGCGCTCGACCCGCGGGCCCCGGCGGGGGAGCGGATCGCGGCGGTGCGCGCCGCGGTCACGGCGTTCCTCGGCGCGGTGCGGGTCGGCCGGCGGTCGCTGTGGGCGGTCGCCGCCGGCACCCCCGGCGTCGTCGCCCCGGACGGGACGGTCACGTCCTGCACGGTGCCGCCGGGCTGGGCGGGCGTCCGGCTGGCCCGCGAGCTGGGCCGCTCCTTCCCCTGCCCCGTCCTCGTGGAGAACGACGCCAACCTCGCCGCGCTGGCCGAGCGGTGGCGCGGCGCCGCCCGCGCCGCCGACGACGTCGTGTGCGTGTACGCCGCGCTGGACGCCGGGGCGGGCGCGCTGATCGGCGGGCGGCTGCACCGGGGCCGCCGCGGCGCCGCCGGGGAGATCGGCATGCTGCCCGAGCTGGGGCTGCGCGACACCGCCGCGGCGCTGGCGGGGGAGCCGTCCCTCGACCGGGCCGTGCGGGTGCTGGACGCGGCGGCGGCCGGCGACGAGGCGGCGCAGGCGCTGGTGAACGCGCTCGCCGCCCGGATGGCCCGGGGCGTCGCGGCGATGGCCCTCGCGCTCGACCCGGAGATGATCGTCGTGGCGGGGCCGCTCGCCGGGGCCTGCGGCCCGCTGGTCGCCGAGCTGCGCCGGCAGGTCCGGCCGCTGTGCCTCGCCCCCGTCCGGGTCGAGGGCTCCCGGCTGGGGGACGAGGCGGTGGGCCTCGGCGCCGTCCGCCTCGCCCTCGACCGCATCGACGAGGACCTCTTCCGCCTCGACCGCCGCGCCGCGACGTAG
- a CDS encoding glycoside hydrolase family 3 protein: protein MRTSLKAMRSRLLAFGALAALALVGYGGPVRAEPGPAPYLDPHLSVQDRVADLLDRMSLADKLGQMTQPERRYVTPDEVTRYRIGSVLSSGGSAPEPNTPESWADMYDGFQRAALAAPLRVPLMYGVDAVHGNNNMVGATIFPHNIGLGATRDPALVRAIGAATAAEMAGTGVDWDFAPCVCVARDDRWGRTYESFGEVPELATMMTTVIDGLQGDELGGPTSVLATAKHYVGDGGTEGGDDRGDVRLPEKELRAVHLPPFQAAVKRGVGSVMISYSSWNGLKMHQNKYLITDVLKGELGFGGFVVSDYNGIDEIDGKPGFTKDEVAAAINAGIDMVMVPTEWRRFIDYLRDEVKNGDVPMERIDDANRRILTKKFELGLFEQPMADRSYLKTVGSAAHRALARRAVAESQVLLKNDDDVLPLDDDDKVFVAGRSADDIGMQSGGWTITWQGKPGPITPGTTILDGIRKAADPDATVTYSKDGTGIDPSYDAAIAVVGETPYAEYHGDRTDGLGLDDADLKTIDRLRGAGVPVIVVLVSGRPLDVAEDLPKWDALVAAWLPGTEGRGVADVLYGDADPRGKLPVTWMRGGDQEPINRGDGKKPLFPFGYGLTYG from the coding sequence ATGCGCACCTCCCTGAAAGCGATGCGGTCCCGGCTCCTCGCGTTCGGCGCGCTGGCGGCGCTGGCGCTCGTCGGCTACGGCGGGCCCGTGCGGGCGGAGCCGGGGCCCGCCCCCTACCTGGACCCGCACCTGTCCGTCCAGGACCGGGTCGCCGACCTGCTCGACCGGATGAGCCTGGCGGACAAGCTCGGCCAGATGACGCAGCCGGAGCGCAGATACGTCACCCCGGACGAGGTCACCCGGTACCGGATCGGGTCGGTGCTGTCCAGCGGCGGGTCGGCGCCCGAGCCGAACACGCCGGAGAGCTGGGCCGACATGTACGACGGGTTCCAGCGGGCCGCGCTCGCCGCGCCGCTGCGCGTCCCGCTCATGTACGGCGTGGACGCGGTGCACGGGAACAACAACATGGTCGGCGCGACGATCTTCCCGCACAACATCGGGCTCGGCGCGACCCGCGATCCCGCGCTGGTCCGCGCGATCGGCGCCGCGACAGCGGCGGAGATGGCGGGGACGGGCGTCGACTGGGACTTCGCCCCGTGCGTCTGCGTCGCCCGCGACGACCGGTGGGGGCGGACGTACGAGTCGTTCGGCGAGGTGCCCGAGCTGGCGACGATGATGACGACGGTCATCGACGGGCTGCAAGGGGACGAGCTGGGCGGCCCCACGTCGGTGCTGGCGACGGCCAAGCACTACGTGGGGGACGGCGGCACCGAGGGCGGCGACGACCGGGGCGACGTGCGGCTGCCGGAGAAGGAGCTGCGCGCGGTGCACCTGCCGCCGTTCCAGGCGGCGGTGAAGCGCGGCGTCGGCTCGGTGATGATCTCCTACAGCTCGTGGAACGGGCTGAAGATGCACCAGAACAAGTACCTCATCACGGACGTGCTGAAGGGCGAGTTGGGCTTCGGCGGGTTCGTGGTGTCGGACTACAACGGCATCGACGAGATCGACGGCAAGCCCGGCTTCACCAAGGACGAGGTCGCCGCGGCGATCAACGCCGGCATCGACATGGTCATGGTGCCGACCGAGTGGCGCCGCTTCATCGACTACCTGCGGGACGAGGTGAAGAACGGCGACGTCCCGATGGAGCGCATCGACGACGCGAACCGCCGCATCCTGACCAAGAAGTTCGAGCTGGGCCTGTTCGAGCAGCCCATGGCGGACCGGTCATACCTGAAGACGGTCGGCAGCGCCGCGCACCGCGCGCTGGCGCGGCGGGCGGTCGCCGAGTCGCAGGTGCTGCTGAAGAACGACGACGACGTCCTCCCGCTGGACGACGACGACAAGGTGTTCGTCGCGGGCCGCAGCGCGGACGACATCGGCATGCAGTCCGGCGGCTGGACGATCACCTGGCAGGGCAAGCCGGGCCCGATCACCCCGGGCACGACGATCCTGGACGGCATCCGCAAGGCCGCCGACCCGGACGCGACCGTCACCTACAGCAAGGACGGCACCGGCATCGACCCGTCCTACGACGCGGCGATCGCCGTGGTGGGCGAGACACCGTACGCGGAGTACCACGGCGACCGGACGGACGGCCTCGGCCTGGACGACGCCGACCTGAAGACCATCGACCGGCTGCGCGGCGCCGGCGTCCCGGTGATCGTGGTGCTGGTGTCGGGCCGTCCGCTGGACGTCGCCGAGGACCTGCCGAAATGGGACGCGCTGGTCGCGGCGTGGCTGCCGGGCACCGAGGGGCGGGGCGTCGCCGACGTCCTGTACGGCGACGCCGACCCGCGCGGGAAGCTCCCGGTGACGTGGATGCGCGGCGGCGACCAGGAGCCCATCAACCGGGGCGACGGCAAGAAGCCCCTCTTCCCGTTCGGCTACGGCCTGACCTATGGCTAG